From Flexistipes sp.:
TCAGCTGGAAAGTACCGGCATGAGAAATCTGCTGAAAAAAATAAAGCCGACTACTTTTGAAGATATTATCGCCCTTGTAGCTCTATACAGACCGGGGCCGATCGGAAGTGGAATGCTCGATGATTTTGTAAAAAGAAAACACGGAACCCAGGAAATATCATACATACTGCCCGAACTGGAACCCATCCTAAAAGAAACGTACGGAATCATCGTATATCAGGAACAGGTTATGCAGATTGCCCAGGAAATAGGTGGATATTCCCTTGGCAATGCTGATCTGTTGAGAAGGGCAATGGGGAAAAAGAAGCCCGAGGAAATGAAAAAGCATAAACAAATATTTCTTTACGGTGATAAAAATCTCGGAATAGAGGGTGCCAAAGGACGGGGTTATGATCTGGAGATTGCTGAAAATATTTTTTCATTGATGGAGAAATTTGCCGAATACGGTTTCAACAAAAGTCACTCAGCTGCTTATGCAATGGTTGCCTATCAGACGGCTTATTTGAAAACCCACCATCCGATTGAGTATATGGCGGCACTTATGACTTGTGAGCTCGATAAAGGCGAAAAAGTGGTATCTTTTATTGAAGAATGCAAGAGAATGGGGATAGAGGTATTGCCTCCGGATATCAATAAAAGCTGCAAAGATTTCACCATTGACGACGGTTCTATAAGATTCGGTCTGGGTGCTTTGAAAAATGTGGGTTACGGAGCCATAGACTGTATCGTAGAAGAAAGGGAAAACAACGGCCCATTTAAAAGTATCTATGATGTCTGTAAACGGGTTGATTTAAGACAGGCAAACAAAAAAGTATTTGAAGCATTGATAAAAGCAGGGGCATTGGATGATTTCGGAAAAAACAGAAGGCAGCTTCTTCAGGTGCTGGAAACCGCTATTGATCTGGGGCAAAAGAAACAAAAATATAAAAAGGAAGGTGTGGTTACAATTGATGATTTGCTGAAAGACGCAAACAGTGATGATGACGATGAAGACGAATTTTACCCGGATGTGGAGGAAATGCCGGAAAACGAGCTGCTGAAGTTTGAGAAAGAGATACTTGGGTTTTACATAACGAATCACCCACTTTCAACCTATTCAGCTGTGCTGGACTTATTCTCCATGAAAACTACAGAACTCTCCGGATATTCTGACGATACGCAGGTGACATTGGGGGGTATTGTTAAAGCAATAAAAACCCATATCACCAAAAAAGGCGAAAGGATGGCTTTCGTAACACTGGAAGATATTGAGGGAACTATTGACCTGGTGGTATTCCCTTCAGTATTCAGGGAGCATGTCAGAAATATCGAAGAAGACAGAATTATTATTGTAAAAGGGAAATATAACAGTGATGAGGAGAAGGAATCTGTTCTGGTGGAAGAAATTTATGAAATCAACGAGGCTATTGAAACACTTGCAGATTCGTTGCTTATAAAACTCAATATGATAGGCTTCACAGAGGAAAGGCTGAGTAAACTAAAAAATATAATTACCCGTTATCAGGGAACCCTGCCTGTAAAACTTGAAATTGATAACCCTACAAAATATAAATTAAGTATGGAAGCCGGAGAAAATTTTGCAGTAAAACCCTCACTTTCTCTCTTTAAACAGATTGAAGATTTACTGGGCAGCAATACATATGAAATTATGCTAAAAGCATCCTAAAGGAGGTATCAATGCGGCAGGCACTGACCATAGCCGGCTCTGACAGTGGCGGGGGAGCCGGAATTCAGGCGGATTTAAAATCGTTCGCAGCTGCGGGAGTATATGGAACATCCGTTATAACGTCCGTAACTTCTCAGAATACACAGGGAGTTACTGATATTTTCAACCTGCCCCTCAGCTCAATAGAGTCTCAACTTGATGCAATATTTGATGATTTTGACATTTCATGTGTGAAAACAGGAATGCTTTCAACTGCAGAAATTATCCGGACTGTTTCCGATAAGCTTCAACATTTTAAAGTCAAAAAGCTTGTTGTTGACCCTGTAATGGTGGCCAAAGGGGGAAGCCGGCTGCTGGAGGAAAGTGCCGTAAACACATTGATAGATTCTCTGATACCGCAGGCTTACATAATAACCCCTAATATAGAAGAGGCAGAGTTTCTCCTGGATTGTACAATAAATAATGATGCGGAGATGAGCAAAGCTGCCAAAGACCTGATGAAAATGGGCAGCGAATTCGTTCTATTAAAGGGTGGCCACTTAAGGAGCAGATATGCAAAGGATATTCTTGTGGGGACAGATCTGGAGTTAACTTTTACCTCAAAAAAAATAGACTCAAAAAACACCCACGGAACCGGCTGTACGTATGCTTCAAGTATCGCAGCTTATCTTGCTAAAGGATTTGATATAAAAAAAGCCGTCCAGACGGCAAAAAATTATATTTATGAAACTATAAACAGCTCCCGCGACCTCGGGATAGGCAGCGGACACGGCCCGCTTAATCATTTTTGCTACACACGGAGTTTTGATAATGCGTATTGATAAGTTTTTAAAGATAATGGCAATTATTAAGAGGCGTACTGTAGCCAATGAAGCTGCCGAGGAGGGGTTTATTCTGATTAACGGTAAAAAAATAAAACCTTCTTATAGTGTTAAAAGCGGGGATATCCTGGAAATTGACATGTGGAATTATTATAAAAGGATACGCATTCTCGACGTTCCGTCAAAAAACAGTGTTCCTAAAAAAGAGAGAGATAAATATATCCTCATGGAAAAATATATCCCAAAAGAGCCTGGAGATATAATTTGAAAAAGCATCGTAATTGCTGTGATGTGTAATGCGTAACGTGTGACAGGGGGGAGTTCAACGTTGAGCCTTGAACCTCTACTACCCTTACTACCTATATACGTGTATGCTTAATTGCAAATATTCAGTTATTTTCAGGCTTTAAAACAAACGTTGTGTTTTTTCTGTTAAAAAGTCCCTCAGCAGCATTCTGAACGTCTTTAAGACTAACATTCCTAAGATTCTCAATGTACTGCTCAAAGTAGTTATGCCCCAGGCCGAGATTCGCGAAAAATGCAGCATACCAGCTGGTTTTCTGGGTGGATTGGGATTCTGAAAGAATCCTGCCTAAAATATAATTTTTTGCGTTCTCTACATCTTCACCTGTAATCATTTCCACAGATTGTGCGTTAATCTCTTTTATATCTTCCACAGCCTTCTTTACATTGTCATAATCCAGACCGATAAAAGTAATATAGCGGGAAGAACACAGCCGGGAAGGATAAAAAGCACCGACAGCATAAGCATAGCCTTTCTGCTGTCTTAAAATATTAAAGTAATACGAACTCATCCCGCCGCCCATTATCTCAGTCAGGACTTTTGTCGATAAATATCTTTTATCGGCCGCAGACGGAGCATCGTAAGCCACATATAGTTTTGCCTGCCTTATTCGGGGATAAGCTTCTTCTTCATAAACTGAACGGCTGATACCGGAACCCTTGCAATTTATATTTACAGGTTTCCCTTCCGGCAAGCCTTCAAACACATTTTCCGTTTTTGATCGGATCAAATCAGAAAAATCTCCTGCCAGGGAAATTATAAAATTACTGCCCTTAAAAGTTTTTTCATAATACTTTCTTATATCTTTAAAACTTAAGTTTTTTACAGAATCCACCTGCCCGGTAGTGGAAAGTTCATAGGGAAAGTCACCATAGGTCAGTTCGCCTAATTTCTCCACAGCAACTTTACTCGGACTGTCTTTCATACTTTTTATCTCTTTTATCAACAATCCCTTTTCCCTTTCAAAAATTTCGTTGCTGAAATCCGGATCATTAAAGAGTTTTTTCAGGCACGGCAAAATCTTAATAAAATCATCCTTAAGCATGGATATCTGAAACTCAAAGTAGTCGCTGGCTACACCGGCATCTATATTGCCCCCGTAAAACTCCACTTTACTCATAAGATCTCCGCTTTTCAGCCATACGTCTGAAAAGAGAGTTCCTATACCGTTATCGGCTTCACTTTCTGCAAATAAGCCGCCTTTAATGAAAACATTCAGAGAAATAATATCACTCTGCTCAAGTTTATTTGTTATAAACATTCCGTTATTTTTAAGCATATTTTTCTCACCTGCAAAAGTTGTGACCGAAGTCATTACTACGACAAATAGGATTATTGAGATTTTTTTCATAAAATTATCCTTATTACACCTGTATACAAATCTATCATTAAACACACCCTGCAGTCAACGTGCTTCTTATTTCACAAATTTCTGCAATAAAAGATAAACAAGGAATTGTTTAGTTCAGAAGAACTTTTTCTGCTCAGCCGGACATCTTAAATGTTATCAATATATACGGATATTTATACACATTTTAAATTTCTTGAACTTTAAAAAAATTCTGCTATCTACTATGAAAACAATAGAGAGGTGAAATGTGGGTAGTATTGGTTTTTTATTGCAATTGGCAGGATTATTTGCCGGCATTGGAGGAATAATCTGTTACATAATAAGTATTAATAAAAATTCCGAATTATACGGGAAAACGGCGAACAGCCTTCTCCTTGTTCAGGCCGGGCTGATTTCAGCTGCCACCCTTGTCCTGATATATGCCCTCGCCACCGGCTATTTCAAAATGGAATATGTGGCCCAATATACTGACAGGGCACTGCCCATGATTTACAAAATAAGTGCATGGTGGGCAGGTCAGGCCGGATCCCTTTTTTTCTGGGGTTGGCTCGTCAGTGTATTCGCAGTTATAGAACTCTACCGCATACGAAACTATTCTCTGAAGTACAAAAGCTCTGTACTGCTTACCATGATAATAACTTCAACCTTTTTCTATCTTTTAACCACGTTTCTAGTCAATCCGTTTAAAGAACTCAATTTCTTCCCCAATGACGGAATGGGCATGAATCCATTGTTGCAGAATCCCGGGATGCTGTACCATCCTCCCACCCTTTATCTTGGTTTCGTGGGATTCACAATACCGTTGGGTCATGCTGTCGCTTCTTTTCTAACAGCTGACAGGACGGGGTTTTGGGTAAAAGATACAAGAAAATGGTCGTTAATAACCTGGATTTTTCTTACAATCGGTATTGTTCTTGGCGGTCAGTGGGCTTATGTGGAGCTCGGCTGGGGCGGATACTGGGCATGGGATCCTGTGGAAAACGCGTCCCTGCTTCCCTGGTTTACTGCAACAGCGTTTCTGCATTCCGCTGTAATGCTGGAAAGAAAACATAAGTTAAAAATCTGGACATATGCTTTGATTCTGGTGACATTCGAGCTGTGCATTTTCGGTACTTTTCTCACAAGAAGCGGTGTCATCGATTCCGTTCACAGTTTCGGCAAATCTTCTTTGGGAAGCTTTTTTCTATGGTTTATCGTTATAACAACCGGAGCTTTTCTCTATTTTCTTTTCAAAAGCAAAGATGAAATCAAAGACGAAGGTGAATTTACCATTTCCTCCAAAGAAGGGCTCTTCTTTGTCACAAACTGGCTTTTTGTAGGTCTTATGGCAGTAGTGTTTTTTGGTACGACCCTGCCGATTTTCTCTCAATTGGCCGGCTCAAAACTCAGCGTGGGCATACCGTATTACAACAAGGTATCAATTCCTTTTTTTATGGCTATTCTCGTACTCAGCGGCATTTGCCCGTTGGTTCCATACGGCCGTAACGGACTCAAATCCAGCATAAAGGCACTTTGGCCGTCACTTATTTTCATGGTACTGGCCACCGCAGGAATTTACGCATACGGATATACAAAAATTATCCCCCTTGTACTCTTCGCTTTTGCTTCGTTCTCACTGTTTACCATCCTTCTGCAGTTTTTTAACGGCATGAGAAAAAATGGTGCAGGAATAATTTTCAGAAACAGAAGATTTTACGGAGGATTAATTATTCATCTTGGCGTTATGATTATGGCTTACGGGGTTATAGCTTCTTCATTTTATAATGTTAAAATAGACAAAGTGGTTTCTCCGGGAAATACAATTGATATGCACCAATCACTTAAAAATTCGCTGCCTGCCGGGAAAGCAGAAATTTTAACAGGGATCACACCTGATTTTGAACTCTTTGTGGGAAATCTTAAAGTGCAGGAGAGAAAGAATTACGTCTCCGTTTATGCACCTGTGGATGTAAAAAAGAACGGGAGCTACAAGGTTACAATGACGCCGGAAAGACGTTTTTATAAAAACAACGAACAGCCCTTTGCAGAGGTTGCAATTTACACCAAAGCAGGAGGTGATTTATATTTGATACTTGCTTCTTATTCAAAACCTGATAATGTGATCGGCATACAGGCTATCTATGAACCGTTTATAGTATGGATTTGGATAGGTTGCGCCCTGATGGTTACAGGCGGACTGTACACAATCAGCTACAAAAGGAAAGATAGTGACATCAAAACTAATTAAGCTTGATGAGATTACTAAAAGATACGGATATCTGGAGGCCTTAAAAAAGGTCTCCTTTTATTTGGACAGAGGTGAATTTCTCTCTATATTCGGTCCCAACGGGGCAGGAAAATCCACACTCCTTAAGGTTCTGTCATCGCAGACAAGGCCGAGTTCAGGTCAGATTTTTTTTGACGGAATAAAGCTTGGTGATCTGCCCAACGATTTCAGAAGAAATTTCGGAGTCATTTCACATCAGCCTTTTCTGTATGAAAACCTGTCTGCCGAGGCTAATCTGAAATTTTACGGTAAGCTATACGGACTAAAGGAAGTAGACAAGAAAATTGATGATATTCTGAATAAAGTGGAACTGTCAGACAGAAAGAGCGATTATGTCAGAAATTTTTCAAGAGGAATGCTACAAAGGCTCTCTATAGCGAGAAGTCTTCTGCATGATCCTGAAATCATTCTCCTGGATGAGCCCTATACCGGCCTTGATCAACATGCATCTTACATACTTTCAAATATACTCAAAGAACAGTTTAATCACAGCAAGACAATCATTATGGTAACTCACAATCTTAACCGAGGCTACGACTTAGCTTCCAAAGTTGCCATTATGAAAAGGGGAAAAATCGTATTTTTTGATGATAAGGTAAATATCCCCGAATACGAGTTTGAAGACATATATTTAGCCAAGGTGTCGTAGGTTTATTTATGAAAAACTATCTCAAGACTGTTTTTAATATTGTTGAAAAAGACCTGCTACTGGAATTGAAATCAAAGGAAGTGGTGGTCTCCATGCTTCTCTTTTCACTTCTTGTGGTTATCGTTTTCAGCTTTATCTTTGAACCGGGGGCCGCATACAAAGACAATCTTGTTGGCGGTATCCTGTGGATGGCAATAATATTTTCAGGCGTACTGGGGCTCAATAAATCAATGCTGAACGAAATCACCGGCGGCAATCTGAATGCACTTCTTTTAGCGCCGGTTGACAGAAGTGCCGTTTTTTTCGGTAAAGTGTTTTCCAATTTTCTCTTTCTCATAATTATGGAAATAATTACAGTGCCCATTTTTATGGTCTTTTATAATATTAATATCTTTGCCAACTCCCTGATGAGTATTGTAGTGCTTGCACTTGGCACATACGGTTTCGCGGTTTTGGGGACACTTTTTTCATTAATCTCGGTAAAAACAAAAACCCGGGAAATAATGCTCCCTTTGCTGCTTTTGCCCCTTATGATACCAATCATACTTGCCGGAATTCAGTGTATGAATATATATATACTGGGAGAAGATGTAGCCGAATCTTATAAATGGCTGAAACTGATCGGAGCGTTTGACGTAATTTTTACCGCTGTTATTTTTGCAATTTTCGATTACATAGTAGAGGAGTAGTGTATGAAACTAAATGCTCTAATTGATGCTCTGACTTTTCTGGCCGTTGCTCTGGGGCTTTATTTTGCCTTTATCTACGCACCGGTTGAGAATGTTATGGGCCCGATTCAGAAGATTTTTTACTTTCACGTCGCATCTGCCTGGATAAGCTTTTTTGCCTTCTTTGTAACATTTATCTGCAGCTTTTTTGTGCTTTTTACAAATAGATACATCTTTGATGACATTGCCTCCGGTTCTGCAGAAATCGGAATTATCTTCTGTACCATAGTCTTGATTACAGGTCCGATATGGGCGAAACCTATTTGGGGAACATGGTGGACATGGGACCCCCGATTAACGACAACGTTAATTCTGTGGTTTATCTATGTGGGCTACTTGATGCTGCGAAAATTTTTGGATGAAGAAGATAAAAGAGCAAAATTTTCAGCTGCTCTCGGCATTATTGGATTTATCGATGTTCCCATAGTATTCTTTTCAATAAGATGGTGGAGAACAATTCATCCGAATGTACTCCAGAAAGGCGGCGGTGGTCTTGCCCCTGAAATGCTTACAGCTCTTTTTGTATCCATTTTTGCTTTTACACTGCTGTACATAATGATGATGGTCAAGACCGTGATAGTAAAACATATGTTTCGCAGATATGAAAAAATCGCTTCAAACAAGGGGGAAATATGAAGAATTTTTGGTTTTTATTTAGTGCATACATGGTAATTTGGGCTGCCATCTTCGGATATATTCTTAAGCTGAACGGCAAAATGAAAGAATTAAAGTTAAAGCTGGACAAGCTTGAATCTGAAACGAAAGAACCGTAAAGAATTGTTCATTCAAACATATAACAAAGGGGCACAATAAGGTTGTGCCCCACACCCTAAAATAAAATTCAGTTTTTACTGTCCGGCATCAGCCTGAGTAAATGTCCTGGTACCAAGCTCTTTGTCTATCATAAAAATACCGTTACCCTGACCGTCCACAAGTTTTAAGTTGTCGATTATCTCATTGACAGATGCTTCCTCTTCCACCTGCTCAGTGATGAACCACTGTAAAAATGCGTTTGTAGCATGATCTTTCTCACTGAGTGCTAAATCCACAAGCTCGTAAATACTTTTTGTAATAAACTGCTCGTGTTCAAGTGTTTTCTCAAAAACTTCAAGAGATGAAGAAAATTTGGTTTCCGGCTTATCAATCTTCAACAGATCAACTTCAGCACCCTGGTCAAGAAGGTAAGTATAGAATTTCATTGCGTGGAAATTTTCCTCCTGGTACTGCACATAAAACCAGTTGGCAAAGCCTTTAAGTCCTCTGTTTTCGCTCCAGGCTGACATAGCAAGATACAGATATGCCGAGAAAAACTCATTATTCAGCTGTTTATTAAGCGCCTGCTCCATTTTTTTGCTTATCATAAAATCCTCCTTTACCTTTGCTGTTTAGCAGTATTAATTTATAACATAATTTAACCCTTATTTATAGAAATTTTCATAATTTATTGTAAATTTTTACCATAATCGATATAATATATTATGAAACTTTCTCACAGGATTGAATTTGCAATAATTGTGTGGTAAAAATTTATTTAAGGATTTATGATGATAACGGAAAAAAATCTTCTTCAGTCAGGATTTATCTGTTTACAAACTATTCTGAATATCCGTTTAAAATGTAAAAAAAATGTTGGAGGGATAAATTTATGAAACGTATCTTGATAGTTCTGCCAATTTTAATTGTTTTTGTTTCATGTGCGCCTAAAAACCAGGCTCTTAATAATAGTATCAGTGCTATGAAT
This genomic window contains:
- a CDS encoding ABC transporter ATP-binding protein, which translates into the protein MTSKLIKLDEITKRYGYLEALKKVSFYLDRGEFLSIFGPNGAGKSTLLKVLSSQTRPSSGQIFFDGIKLGDLPNDFRRNFGVISHQPFLYENLSAEANLKFYGKLYGLKEVDKKIDDILNKVELSDRKSDYVRNFSRGMLQRLSIARSLLHDPEIILLDEPYTGLDQHASYILSNILKEQFNHSKTIIMVTHNLNRGYDLASKVAIMKRGKIVFFDDKVNIPEYEFEDIYLAKVS
- the ccsA gene encoding cytochrome c biogenesis protein CcsA: MKLNALIDALTFLAVALGLYFAFIYAPVENVMGPIQKIFYFHVASAWISFFAFFVTFICSFFVLFTNRYIFDDIASGSAEIGIIFCTIVLITGPIWAKPIWGTWWTWDPRLTTTLILWFIYVGYLMLRKFLDEEDKRAKFSAALGIIGFIDVPIVFFSIRWWRTIHPNVLQKGGGGLAPEMLTALFVSIFAFTLLYIMMMVKTVIVKHMFRRYEKIASNKGEI
- a CDS encoding ferritin: MISKKMEQALNKQLNNEFFSAYLYLAMSAWSENRGLKGFANWFYVQYQEENFHAMKFYTYLLDQGAEVDLLKIDKPETKFSSSLEVFEKTLEHEQFITKSIYELVDLALSEKDHATNAFLQWFITEQVEEEASVNEIIDNLKLVDGQGNGIFMIDKELGTRTFTQADAGQ
- the thiD gene encoding bifunctional hydroxymethylpyrimidine kinase/phosphomethylpyrimidine kinase, whose amino-acid sequence is MRQALTIAGSDSGGGAGIQADLKSFAAAGVYGTSVITSVTSQNTQGVTDIFNLPLSSIESQLDAIFDDFDISCVKTGMLSTAEIIRTVSDKLQHFKVKKLVVDPVMVAKGGSRLLEESAVNTLIDSLIPQAYIITPNIEEAEFLLDCTINNDAEMSKAAKDLMKMGSEFVLLKGGHLRSRYAKDILVGTDLELTFTSKKIDSKNTHGTGCTYASSIAAYLAKGFDIKKAVQTAKNYIYETINSSRDLGIGSGHGPLNHFCYTRSFDNAY
- a CDS encoding RNA-binding S4 domain-containing protein — translated: MRIDKFLKIMAIIKRRTVANEAAEEGFILINGKKIKPSYSVKSGDILEIDMWNYYKRIRILDVPSKNSVPKKERDKYILMEKYIPKEPGDII
- a CDS encoding M16 family metallopeptidase; the protein is MKKISIILFVVVMTSVTTFAGEKNMLKNNGMFITNKLEQSDIISLNVFIKGGLFAESEADNGIGTLFSDVWLKSGDLMSKVEFYGGNIDAGVASDYFEFQISMLKDDFIKILPCLKKLFNDPDFSNEIFEREKGLLIKEIKSMKDSPSKVAVEKLGELTYGDFPYELSTTGQVDSVKNLSFKDIRKYYEKTFKGSNFIISLAGDFSDLIRSKTENVFEGLPEGKPVNINCKGSGISRSVYEEEAYPRIRQAKLYVAYDAPSAADKRYLSTKVLTEIMGGGMSSYYFNILRQQKGYAYAVGAFYPSRLCSSRYITFIGLDYDNVKKAVEDIKEINAQSVEMITGEDVENAKNYILGRILSESQSTQKTSWYAAFFANLGLGHNYFEQYIENLRNVSLKDVQNAAEGLFNRKNTTFVLKPENN
- a CDS encoding CcmD family protein, which gives rise to MKNFWFLFSAYMVIWAAIFGYILKLNGKMKELKLKLDKLESETKEP
- a CDS encoding heme lyase CcmF/NrfE family subunit; this translates as MGSIGFLLQLAGLFAGIGGIICYIISINKNSELYGKTANSLLLVQAGLISAATLVLIYALATGYFKMEYVAQYTDRALPMIYKISAWWAGQAGSLFFWGWLVSVFAVIELYRIRNYSLKYKSSVLLTMIITSTFFYLLTTFLVNPFKELNFFPNDGMGMNPLLQNPGMLYHPPTLYLGFVGFTIPLGHAVASFLTADRTGFWVKDTRKWSLITWIFLTIGIVLGGQWAYVELGWGGYWAWDPVENASLLPWFTATAFLHSAVMLERKHKLKIWTYALILVTFELCIFGTFLTRSGVIDSVHSFGKSSLGSFFLWFIVITTGAFLYFLFKSKDEIKDEGEFTISSKEGLFFVTNWLFVGLMAVVFFGTTLPIFSQLAGSKLSVGIPYYNKVSIPFFMAILVLSGICPLVPYGRNGLKSSIKALWPSLIFMVLATAGIYAYGYTKIIPLVLFAFASFSLFTILLQFFNGMRKNGAGIIFRNRRFYGGLIIHLGVMIMAYGVIASSFYNVKIDKVVSPGNTIDMHQSLKNSLPAGKAEILTGITPDFELFVGNLKVQERKNYVSVYAPVDVKKNGSYKVTMTPERRFYKNNEQPFAEVAIYTKAGGDLYLILASYSKPDNVIGIQAIYEPFIVWIWIGCALMVTGGLYTISYKRKDSDIKTN
- a CDS encoding heme exporter protein CcmB, producing MKNYLKTVFNIVEKDLLLELKSKEVVVSMLLFSLLVVIVFSFIFEPGAAYKDNLVGGILWMAIIFSGVLGLNKSMLNEITGGNLNALLLAPVDRSAVFFGKVFSNFLFLIIMEIITVPIFMVFYNINIFANSLMSIVVLALGTYGFAVLGTLFSLISVKTKTREIMLPLLLLPLMIPIILAGIQCMNIYILGEDVAESYKWLKLIGAFDVIFTAVIFAIFDYIVEE